From the genome of Tindallia californiensis, one region includes:
- a CDS encoding ubiquitin-conjugating enzyme E2, producing the protein MKARLKRLESDFNSLKLEFSRHPYIDIEPIAGEPPEKYLITYKMKGYKMDEKIGRPTLTNRHQVEVYLHANYPREKPKCQMKTPIFHPNFRYQVCIGDFWGAGERLVDIIIQIGDMIQYKNYNPKSPLNIEASRWAKENQHRFPADNIDLWQPEPDVNFSGAKKDHFSITLMPSKRKSSSANQEVDIKLL; encoded by the coding sequence GTGAAGGCACGATTAAAACGGCTAGAGTCGGATTTTAACAGTCTTAAACTTGAATTTTCCAGACACCCTTATATCGATATTGAACCAATTGCGGGAGAACCGCCAGAAAAATATTTGATAACCTATAAAATGAAAGGCTATAAAATGGATGAAAAAATAGGAAGGCCAACGTTGACAAATAGACATCAGGTCGAAGTATACCTGCATGCTAATTACCCGAGAGAAAAACCAAAATGTCAAATGAAAACCCCGATTTTTCATCCTAATTTCAGGTATCAGGTTTGTATTGGTGATTTTTGGGGTGCCGGTGAACGATTGGTGGATATTATCATTCAAATTGGAGACATGATTCAGTATAAAAATTACAACCCTAAAAGCCCATTAAACATTGAAGCTTCTCGATGGGCTAAGGAAAATCAGCATCGATTTCCGGCTGATAATATTGATTTATGGCAACCGGAGCCGGATGTAAACTTTTCTGGCGCTAAAAAAGATCATTTTAGCATTACCTTAATGCCATCTAAAAGAAAAAGTAGTAGTGCGAACCAAGAAGTTGATATTAAGTTATTATAG
- a CDS encoding EsaB/YukD family protein has protein sequence MEEKVNVYIIDTTGNKEQQASLPTDVPVNRILVKLAEKMELPMTGPDGNPISYKFIHKASGKQLTDEQTLAEAEVQEDDVLRLQPEITAGI, from the coding sequence ATGGAAGAAAAAGTGAATGTGTACATTATTGACACGACTGGAAATAAGGAACAGCAGGCAAGTTTGCCAACGGATGTGCCGGTAAATCGAATTTTAGTGAAGCTGGCAGAAAAAATGGAGCTTCCGATGACAGGACCAGATGGGAATCCAATAAGTTACAAATTTATTCATAAAGCATCCGGGAAGCAGTTGACGGACGAACAGACACTTGCGGAAGCTGAAGTTCAGGAAGATGATGTCCTAAGACTCCAACCGGAGATTACGGCAGGGATATAG
- a CDS encoding LysM peptidoglycan-binding domain-containing protein, with protein sequence MEFEIELGESKSLEKPSDRFVIKFDKEVQRQIDRYATTDTNRELGGVLLGKVEERAEGQTLFVSGMLTAEKTTADRTSLTFTHDTWAQIHQDKEAFFPEEKIVGWFHTHPGFGIFLSKYDLFIHENFFNLPWQIAYVVDPVQKKCGFYRWEQDRIVATDYTSFSSQKLMVSKAEKPIKDNSISQKSTVEEPMKKYATKEKKLIAALSISIALLLVTNMHRLDSDASVDKAMNEPQDEKIKGLHEVIRDYQTDIEEIQKKVSQLEKQVESYTEDRLFFYTVQEGDNLWSISRQFYDNPFEYQYLMRLNHLENPDSLEIGQRLLLYHPMGE encoded by the coding sequence GTGGAGTTTGAGATTGAACTGGGGGAATCCAAATCACTGGAAAAACCATCTGATCGATTTGTAATAAAATTTGATAAAGAAGTGCAACGCCAAATTGACCGTTATGCGACAACGGATACCAATAGGGAACTGGGGGGCGTTTTGCTGGGAAAGGTAGAAGAAAGGGCAGAGGGACAAACCCTCTTTGTTTCGGGTATGTTGACAGCTGAAAAAACAACAGCTGATAGAACTTCCCTTACTTTTACCCACGACACCTGGGCTCAGATTCATCAGGATAAAGAAGCTTTTTTTCCTGAAGAAAAGATAGTAGGATGGTTTCACACACATCCTGGTTTTGGTATTTTTCTGTCAAAATATGACTTGTTTATTCATGAAAATTTTTTTAACTTACCTTGGCAAATAGCTTATGTAGTTGACCCTGTTCAAAAGAAATGCGGGTTTTATCGCTGGGAACAGGATCGAATTGTAGCGACAGACTATACCTCATTTTCTTCTCAAAAGCTGATGGTTTCTAAGGCAGAAAAACCGATAAAAGACAATTCTATTAGCCAAAAGAGCACAGTGGAAGAACCGATGAAGAAATATGCGACCAAAGAGAAAAAACTAATCGCCGCTCTTAGTATTAGCATTGCGCTGCTACTGGTGACAAATATGCATCGTTTAGATTCTGATGCATCAGTCGATAAAGCAATGAATGAGCCTCAGGACGAAAAAATAAAGGGGCTACATGAAGTCATTCGTGATTATCAGACGGATATTGAAGAGATCCAGAAAAAAGTTTCTCAGTTAGAAAAACAGGTGGAAAGCTATACGGAAGATAGATTGTTTTTTTATACAGTTCAAGAGGGAGACAACCTATGGTCTATCAGCAGACAATTTTATGATAATCCTTTTGAATATCAATACTTAATGCGTCTCAATCACTTAGAAAATCCAGACAGTTTAGAAATTGGACAGCGATTGCTTTTATATCATCCGATGGGAGAGTGA
- a CDS encoding sensor histidine kinase, with protein MMIEMLFDLINRLGVIIILAVIISKIGIFRRLIIKKNARLLDKLILAFIFGLIGILGTYYGVPVQGALANTRVVGVMVGALLGGPLVGFGAALIAGGHRFLIDIGGFTALACGISTIVEGIMGGYFYFHLRNKEQKWKYALLIGMLAEAAQMVIILLIARPFTDALALVKIIAVPMIIANSIGIALFVGILENIYKEQERIAAIQAEKALKIANLTLPYFRKGLKEEVAGKVVEIIYQTIDIAAVSITNETKILAHCGLGGEHHRTGELIGTGATLGVIKSGEHRVINKKEEINCHYQDCPLKAAVIVPLKEQEKIVGALKLYREAEHSISHLDEELALGLAQLFSTQIEVGRVETQEKLLVDAELRALQAQINPHFLFNAINTIQSFMLFDGKKAKFLLNSLSVLFRKSLSAQGDLIDFEQEIAYIKSYLEIEEARFGDRLKVEYDLQDGKSIKMPPLILQPLVENAVLHGILPKKEGGVVKISSSLIGKDYLVTIEDNGTGIDQAKIPMLLEEDHECGERKSVGLVNIHKRLITLYGKNYGMKIESNQGKGTKVKVRFPIGA; from the coding sequence ATGATGATTGAAATGCTTTTTGACTTAATCAACCGATTAGGTGTGATCATTATATTAGCCGTGATCATATCAAAAATTGGAATTTTTAGACGTTTAATTATCAAAAAAAATGCAAGACTATTGGATAAGCTAATACTAGCGTTTATTTTTGGGTTAATAGGAATTCTAGGAACTTATTATGGAGTGCCGGTACAAGGAGCTTTGGCCAATACCCGGGTAGTAGGGGTGATGGTGGGAGCTCTTTTAGGAGGCCCACTGGTAGGTTTTGGTGCTGCTTTAATAGCAGGAGGACATCGTTTCCTAATTGATATTGGAGGCTTTACAGCTTTAGCCTGTGGAATTTCAACCATAGTGGAAGGAATCATGGGAGGCTACTTTTATTTTCACCTTCGAAATAAAGAACAGAAATGGAAATATGCGCTACTGATTGGAATGCTAGCGGAAGCAGCTCAGATGGTTATTATACTTCTGATCGCCAGACCTTTTACCGATGCATTGGCGCTTGTGAAAATAATTGCAGTGCCCATGATTATTGCAAACTCCATAGGAATCGCCCTGTTTGTAGGAATCTTAGAAAATATCTATAAGGAACAGGAACGAATTGCAGCCATTCAAGCTGAAAAGGCATTAAAAATTGCCAACCTAACCTTACCCTATTTTCGAAAAGGGTTAAAGGAAGAGGTGGCAGGAAAAGTAGTCGAAATTATTTATCAAACCATCGATATTGCTGCTGTCTCCATTACCAATGAAACAAAAATTCTTGCGCACTGCGGTCTGGGAGGAGAACATCATCGTACGGGCGAGTTAATAGGCACAGGAGCTACTTTAGGGGTGATAAAAAGTGGAGAGCATCGAGTGATTAACAAAAAAGAGGAAATTAACTGCCATTACCAGGACTGCCCTCTGAAAGCAGCCGTTATCGTTCCGTTGAAAGAGCAGGAAAAAATTGTGGGAGCGCTGAAGCTATATAGAGAGGCGGAGCACTCGATCTCTCACTTAGACGAAGAGTTGGCATTGGGGTTGGCACAACTTTTTTCAACTCAAATAGAAGTCGGCCGTGTAGAAACCCAGGAAAAACTACTGGTAGATGCAGAGTTGAGGGCATTGCAGGCTCAAATAAATCCCCACTTTCTTTTTAATGCCATTAATACTATCCAATCTTTTATGCTTTTTGATGGAAAGAAAGCAAAATTTTTGCTGAACTCACTTTCGGTGCTGTTTCGGAAAAGTTTATCAGCGCAAGGGGATTTAATAGACTTCGAACAGGAAATAGCCTATATAAAATCCTATTTAGAAATTGAAGAAGCACGTTTTGGGGATCGGCTGAAAGTGGAATATGACCTCCAAGATGGAAAATCGATAAAAATGCCACCGTTAATTCTGCAGCCGCTGGTTGAAAATGCGGTGCTCCATGGGATTTTACCTAAAAAAGAAGGTGGAGTTGTGAAGATTTCATCCTCGCTGATAGGCAAAGACTACTTAGTAACCATCGAAGATAACGGTACCGGTATCGATCAGGCAAAAATTCCGATGCTGCTGGAAGAAGATCATGAATGCGGAGAACGAAAATCTGTAGGACTGGTGAATATTCATAAACGGCTGATTACTTTATATGGAAAAAACTATGGAATGAAAATTGAAAGCAATCAGGGAAAAGGAACCAAAGTAAAGGTTCGCTTTCCCATAGGTGCATAG
- a CDS encoding HesA/MoeB/ThiF family protein: protein MNINLDELQEDRYARLRLIPWWDQEKLKNAKVMVVGAGAIGNEILKNLALLGVGTIIIVDLDRIENSNLSRAVLFRESDENKSKAFVAAERVREINPEIKTIPIEGSIITEVGKGFFRHVDLVLAGLDNREARLSINQKCWKTNTPWIDGAIEVFQGFARVFIPPDSACYECTMNEADYRLLNFRKSCSLLTRKQMEEGKVPTTPTTASVIAGIQVQEAVKLLHPETDLQPLAGKGFVFNGLSHDSYVVTYPIKENCLSHESWEPIQALALKSEETTIKDLVFLARNKLKTKEVVIETDMEMAIKAACHCGKEESLFRPLTDISLEEATCTSCGEEREIQMTHSFYGDEPYAPLTLQQIGFPPGEIFQGRSEEGLVYLEMTGDVDSILKR, encoded by the coding sequence ATGAATATAAACCTGGACGAGTTACAGGAAGACCGGTATGCCAGACTACGGTTAATTCCATGGTGGGATCAAGAAAAATTGAAAAACGCAAAGGTAATGGTAGTAGGAGCTGGTGCCATTGGAAATGAAATATTAAAAAACCTTGCGCTTTTAGGAGTAGGAACCATTATTATTGTTGACTTGGACCGGATTGAAAACTCCAACCTATCCAGAGCGGTACTGTTTAGAGAATCAGATGAAAACAAATCAAAAGCGTTCGTAGCGGCTGAAAGAGTACGAGAGATAAACCCGGAAATAAAGACCATTCCCATAGAGGGAAGCATTATCACTGAGGTAGGGAAAGGTTTTTTTCGTCATGTTGACCTGGTTCTTGCTGGTCTGGATAACCGGGAAGCCAGACTTTCCATTAATCAAAAATGCTGGAAAACCAATACGCCATGGATTGACGGCGCAATAGAGGTTTTTCAAGGATTTGCACGAGTGTTTATTCCACCGGATAGTGCTTGTTATGAATGTACCATGAATGAGGCAGATTATCGGTTGCTTAACTTCCGAAAGTCATGTTCGCTTTTAACCCGAAAGCAAATGGAAGAGGGAAAAGTCCCTACGACCCCAACAACGGCTTCTGTTATTGCGGGAATTCAAGTACAGGAGGCTGTAAAGCTGTTGCATCCGGAAACGGACTTACAACCATTGGCTGGGAAAGGATTTGTGTTTAATGGTTTATCTCATGATTCCTATGTGGTTACCTATCCGATAAAAGAAAACTGCCTTAGCCACGAATCATGGGAACCTATACAGGCGTTGGCCTTGAAATCAGAAGAAACAACTATAAAAGACCTGGTGTTTCTTGCAAGAAACAAACTAAAAACAAAGGAAGTCGTGATAGAAACAGATATGGAAATGGCGATTAAGGCAGCATGTCACTGTGGAAAAGAAGAATCTCTTTTCAGACCACTGACAGATATTAGTCTTGAAGAAGCAACATGCACAAGCTGTGGAGAAGAACGTGAAATACAGATGACACATAGTTTTTATGGAGATGAGCCCTATGCTCCGTTAACACTTCAGCAAATAGGGTTTCCGCCGGGAGAAATCTTCCAAGGCAGAAGTGAAGAAGGGTTGGTTTATTTAGAAATGACAGGTGACGTAGATTCTATTTTAAAGAGGTGA
- a CDS encoding RING finger protein, with protein MVSNNMVICPYCQTAIRVGEENILCSDCKMPHHRECWIENGKCTTYGCKGQMKPNLRIAAHRRQNLPPIEITFAETEEKSFKKLFFRYQWVFILGILFLLGLGYYLNHVYLP; from the coding sequence TTGGTTTCCAACAATATGGTTATATGTCCTTACTGCCAGACAGCGATTCGAGTAGGTGAGGAAAACATCTTATGCTCTGATTGTAAAATGCCTCATCATCGTGAGTGCTGGATCGAAAATGGAAAATGTACGACCTATGGTTGTAAGGGACAAATGAAACCTAATCTGAGAATAGCGGCTCATCGCAGGCAAAACCTTCCTCCTATTGAAATCACATTTGCGGAGACAGAAGAAAAGTCTTTTAAGAAACTGTTTTTTCGATACCAATGGGTATTCATTTTAGGAATATTATTTTTGCTGGGGCTAGGTTATTACTTAAATCATGTCTACTTGCCTTGA